ATGTATGTATAGAGGGAGGGTGTGTAACTGCAGCTGAGCAGCAGGGGCTGAGAAAGCCCCAGGACCACCCCGGCCTCAGCCCATGGGCAACTCCACCTCCACCAGTTTGGCCTTTCAGTGCTTGAGAATGATGTATTCCACTCCTTCCTGGGCCAGAGGCCGCTCCCCAGCCCCAAAATGAACCAGCTCCGAATAATGTATCCCCTCATCTTCCAGGACACTTGGAGTCACGTTCTCATAGTCGCCCTGAGAAAGCCACATTGTGGGAAGGTTGGCCTCACGGTCACCAGCCTCCCACAGTCTGCTTTCCCTGCCCATTATCTCCCCGACTCCACCTGGGGGTCCAAGAGCCCCAAGCAGGAGTCCTCTTGTCCAGAAACTGGCTGCGGCCAGCATCTCAGACTGGGAGGGTCCTGCCCTGGCtctgcccacacctgggcctgaGCAGCCCGCCCCACTGCCCAGCCTGTGCCACCACTGAGTCCAGCCAAGTCCTTCCTGTCTGGGACTCACAGCCAAGGCCAGGTCCCCCACCCACCACCTTCCATAGCCCCGCCCTCTTACCAGCTGACTCTTCTGCACCACGGAGTAAGTGACTGTGTCGTCCCTGTTTGGGGAAAGTCCCTGCATCTCTGAGGTCCCTGCATCTCTGAGAGGGGAGGCAGATGGATGACCACAATGAAACCTATTGCATGAACTCTGCTCCTTCTTTCAACTTCACTAAACCCTAAGAGCACCCCCAGCCTCTCAGCCCCTTAAGTATTATGCCCAGTGCTCACAGTAGGAGCTAATATGTCAAATGAGTGAATGCATGTATGTAATGTGTGTATCACAAAATCTCGACCTTGGTGATGGAGCATGCATGCAGTTCCCTAGACCATCACCCAGGGTGGTGCTACGGAGCTGGACTGAGGGGGTGAGGCACAGGCCTGGCCCCGAGGGGGCAGGCAACCCTTGGCCTTCCCCCCGCAGCCCTCCTGGGTGCAGGTGTCACCTCCCAGTACCCTCAGTACCCAAGTCTTGGTGAGTCAGTCTCGCCAGGGGGAAAGCGCAAAGCAGCATAGGAGACTGCATCTTCCATCACCGGGTTGTAGCACCCCAGGGAGTGGGGACCTTCGGCTTGGGGGGTCCTTCTAGCCTGGGAGAGAGACAAGGTTTCAGCTCTTACCACTCACCCCCGACCGTAGCTCCCTTCTCTGGTCTCTGATACCCCAggcaccacccccaaagtaccctTCATCACCCCTCTCCACTGTTTCTTTCTTGACTTCAGGGTCTGCCCtccatttcatttttctcccatCCTACCTTTATATTCCTCACAAAGAAGCTCTGTCCACTGGAATTTTCCTGAAGCCTCTGCTGGCTCTGAATCCGCTTCCAGCTGAGAAGTAAAGATCTGCTCAGTGAGGATGAAGAGACGGGGAAGAGGACCCTGTGGATGGGCATGCTGGGGCCATCTACAGGATGGAGTAGCTGGGGTAACTGCCTGGAAGGGGCGGAGGGAGAGCGAATGAGGTGGGCGTGGGAAGAGCTCACCTCCGCTGAAGCTTGACTCCCCAGATTGCCAGGAGGAAGACGGCCAGGCAGaaccccactcccagggctgctcGCCTGCTGATGGTCGCTGCGCTGTCTGATGGAGAAAGGGGGTACATCAGTTGATGCCACTGCCTCAGTCGGGTACTGGCCAGCTCTGCCCCGCTGTGCTCCTGGCCTGTGCGACTCCTCCGCCATGCACGGGGGACGTGATGCAGAGCGAGAGAGAGAAGCCAGCCCTGTCCTCTGGACACCTCACCAGGAGGGAAGGGCAGCTCTTTTTCATGAGGAGCTCCTGCTCTGTGGCAGACTAGGTCACACACAGAGCACGTCACCCTCATAATGGGCACCGCCTCTTCAGAGGACCGCTCAGCCATACCTACAATTGTTTGTCCTCTGATCCAGCAAGCGCATGTAAGAACCTATCCTGCAACTCTCCTTGCGGGTGTGCCCAGAGCAATAGCCTGCACACAGCCTTGAGGAGGGCACTGGCTAGAGAACCACGCACCATCCGTGCATGAGGCCGCAGCACACCCTTAGGAAAAGAGGCGGGTCTCCAGGGTGGAGGCCCAGGGAACGTGTTTTCATACAATATGTTACTTTTCCAAATAACACACTCAGGCTGGCTCCCTTGAGGGTCCAGTTTGCAGGTGATGACCTTCGACATTTAAAGGCAAGGTGCCGATCATTAATCTgaaaaaagtacagaaaataaatacttgCCCTAAGTTTCCAGACTCTTCAGACACCCCATATAATGTGAAGATACAGAACAATCTCCACGTGGCTTTATCACATGGAAGAAAGGAAAGTTCAAGGCCAAGTGTGAGCTCTCTCACCGTCTGCGCGTGGACACAGATCTATATAGGCCTACTGCGCATGTGCGGACTATCTCTGTGAGAGGCCACAGCCCGCTGCCAACAGGGAAAGCCTCGAGGGAGGGGGTAGAGTTCTCAAGGAGCAAGGAGGGAGAGGTGTCTTCCCTTCCACTCTTTACActttcatgctgttttaattttttatcgtGTACTTGTATTGTCTTTAAAAacgaaaaaacaaaacactaagcaTCTCAAATGATACAAACAAGTGGCCCATCAAGGTGAGACCTAGAGGCAGTGGGGGTTGGGAGCCAGTAGCAGCTCAGGATGTCTGGAAGGTACAGGCAGCTTGACCTGAGAGTCAGGAGAGACTGAGTGAGAAGGAGGGAAGGCGGGGGAGCTGTGTATGGAGCTGGGGGCGAGCCTTTGAGCACTGGGGCTGGGCCGCCCAGCAGGacaggggaaggaggggcagggaaggatgGGGAGGTGGTCTGGAATGCACAGCATTGGGAGCAAGCCGCAGGAGTGGCCAGCACCATTGAAGAGGATAGACAGGGGCCTTACAATAGACAGTGAGGGTGCTGGGGGGCGACTGGCTCCTGCCCAGCCTGTTGGTCCCCTGGCACCAGTAGGCGCCTGACTGCTGGACCTTCACAGGATTCAATCTCAGCGTCTGATCGTAATGGTGGAGGTCTTGGTTATTCCAGTCAAACCAGGCGTAATGGGAGATGGGAGGGTTGGCATCGCTCTCACACGTCAGGACTGCCTCCCCACCCTCGATCACTCCGTCTTTCGGGCTCACAGACACATGCAGCCTCCTGGGTGCATCTGGAAGGAGAAACAAAGTCAGGATCCCAGCAGCCCGTCACCTGCCCATCTCTGCTCCCGGCCTCCAGCTCCAGCCACTCACACAGCACTTGGACGGCCCAGGCCTTAGACTCAGTCTGTCCAATGGAGTTGTTGACCAAGCAGTTGTAACTTCCAGCATCTTCTGGAGAGATGGAGTCAAAGCTCAggtcctttccttcctccagaaagattccatttttcttccagaaGAAGTGGATGTCCGCGGGGCGGCTACTGGAGAAGTCACATTGGAGGAGGACCCGGTGCCCAGAGTAAATCTCAGTATGAGGGCTGATCAGGACTCTGACATCTTTGGGGGCATCTGGAGAGCAAGGACCTCAGGCTGACCTCTTGGGttcctttccctcttcctgtcccctagacttcctctccccttggcccTGAGGCCTGACTCTCATCCCTCGGTTCTCTGTGCAGACTCTGGTCCAGGCTTCAATCTCTTCACCCTCAGAGCCCCGTACCCCGATTGGGCCACCTCCCAGCTCCCCCCGCCCAGGACACTCACACTGGACATCCAGGTTGACGAGGGGAGACCAAAAACACCACTGGTTACAAGCTGCGCATTTGACTGGCCCTGTGTCCCAGGCAACATTTTGAATGGTCAGCCCCGCAGGTAATACTCGGGAGCCTACAGTGTCCCATTCATAGCGGGTAACTCTGGGGTTACTGGAATTGTAGGTACAGAGCAGGGTCACACTGTCTCCTTCTCGAATCGGCATGGGGTTTTGAATCACCGTGGTTACCTCCTTGGGGGGATCTGGGAGAAAAACCAGAGAGACGGGTGAAGAAAAGTCAGCCGTCCATAATACCttttccttcctgcttcctctgccccctccccagcccctgcattCACACTGTTCCTTAATTAACTAAGGGAAGACTTGTGCTTCCCCCTTGCATCTGAAGACAGAAACCCTGCCCTGGCCATTTGGCCTGGTTGTGGCTTGAGGCAGGATGGTGCAGGGGTTAAGAGCCCGGCTCTGGGCAGGCAGGGTACGCATGGCGCTGTGCACAGAAGGGGCTGCTGTTTGTGGGTCTCTGCGTGGGTCTGGGGCATGGAGCCGGGTTGCTAAAGCGAGGGCAGTaatttaaaagaaggaaagaaaagcatggctctggagccagactgccggATCCTGCCACTtagagctgtgtgacctggggctgcaggcctcagcttactcatctgttaaatggggtcCTCCGAGTACCTAACCTTGTGGAATCGCTGTGAGAATGAAGTGACACGATGCCGTTAGAACAACATGACGTGTGCTAAACACTCAGTgcacttgctgctgctgctgctgtatcCCCATGTCCGGTGTCTAGATATTCAGGATTTGGGCATCCTTATCAGTGTGTGCGGCCCAGACTATGACATCCCAGGGTGCAAGGATCAAACCTATGGATTCTCTTTGTCCTGGGCTCGCTCGCCTCAGTGATCAGACTCATCGTGTTAGACAGAGTCTGACTACAGAGAGGCAATGAGGCATTTTGCCCTGGTTCTCCTTGAAAACTTCAGGACCCCTTCAGGGGCTCAGCCACTGCCTAGTGATGCCATGTCTCGGTGTCCCTCATGGGACCCCGGTATCTTGCAGTTCATTCACCTCCCAcgagccaggccctgtgctgctAAGCTAAGGACACAACTGAGATCAACAGCAGAACACTCGCTCCGAGAAGCTAATCTGTCTGGAGCCCCTGGCCTCTGCTTGCTGTCCACTCTAGGACTCCCCGGCCTTCCTTCTGCTCCTACCTCCATCTTCTCCCTCCAGAACCCAGAATCTGCACCCACTCACATTGGACGTCCAGCTCAGCTTCCTCACCAACTTGTCCAAGACCAAGACTGTTTTCCGCCAGGCAGGAGTACCTCCCAGCATGCCTGAGGAGGGCCTCTGGGATCTGGAAGTTCTGGTTTGTCCTTCCAGGCATTTCTATCCCATTATAATACCAGGTGTAATTTGTTGGATGAGGATTGGCTCGTGAGACACAAGTCAGCTTCACTTGATTTCCTTCCTGAACTGTCGAGGGTGAGAGCTGAACCCTGGAAGGTTCCGGAGCATCTGGAAGAAGAGGCAGAGGAAGCGGGGAGGTGAGCAGAGGCCTTCATCACTCCCGTCCCAGGGGCTTTGGTTGCGCCCCTGCCAGCTccctgcccgcccctcccccagcacccagGGGCTCACAGAGCACTTGGAGGTCCACGGCTTCCGACTTTCCTGAGCCTAGGACATTGACGGCCTCACAGTGGTACTTCCCACTCATGTCCCTGGTCACTTCGGGCAGCAATAGCACATTCTTTGTCCCCGGCAGCGGGTTCCCATTCTTCAACCAGGATATCTGCCGGTGCTGTGGGTTGCTGCTGATGACCTGGCACTCCATGGTCACGGACGCCCCCTCCATTACTGTGGCTTCTCGGGGAAGGACCTGGATCTTCAACTTGGGCAAGTCTGGAGGAGCAGAGGGACAGtggaggtggggacagggaaTTCCCAGAGGGTATAAAGCGGTGAGAAGTTGTAGGGTTTTTATTCTGATAAAGCAGGGACCCGTACAGAGCGGGCAAGGGTGTGCGGCTCCTCACTGTCACCCTTGTCAACAAGCGTGGGCCTGTCCAAGCACCAGGCGACTGTCACAGCCGCCTCCTTGGTCTCTCTGCTCCCGCTACCCCGGTCCCCAAAGATCTGGTCTCCACCAGCGGCCAGGGCAGTCCAACAGACCTCGCCACTCCCCGGCTTGAAACCCGATCAGTGGATTCCACACTTAGAGTTAAACCCCAAACCTTCAGTGCAGCCCATGAGATCCAGTGTCCCCGTCCCTCTCGGCCTTTCTTTCCTACCACTCGGCCCCCTGGGTGCAGTGCTGAGGCTCTCTGGCCCCTTGCACTGAGGCAGACACTCCAGGTTCCTTCCTCAAGGCCTCGTACTGGCTCTCCCCTCCCCATGGAACATTCTCTCAAGCGTTTGCCTGGTCAGTCCCTCTCTTCACTCAAGTCTCAGCTCAAGTTCaccttcctcagagaagcctgcGTCCCTCACTCCCTCTGTCCTAGCCCTGCTCTATTTTATCTTCATACCCTTAGCACCGCCTACAATGGTGTTCTCTCTTTCTTCGTTAATCTATTTACTGTTCGTCTCCCCCACTGCAGTGCTAGCTCCACGTGGGTGAGAACTTTGCTCACTGCTCTATGATAAGGCGCCTAGTAGGTTCAcggtaaatatttactgaatgcatgAATGAGGCACAAACAAGGATGTGACAAAAATTCCTCACATGCCTCCCAGGGGAACCAAAAAACCTTAAGCAGGGGATCCCCCAATCATGTCATGGTTTGAGGATAGACTAAATTATTTTCTTCCGTTGGACTAAAGCAGATGCTAATAGGAATCTGTTGCCTGAAACACCAGTGTGGACCACAGCTCTGCCTGGACCACTCCCAGCCGCGGGTGCCCACAGACCCATTGCACTTCCTTCCTTCTGTATGGGCCCCTGTTACCCTCTGTGCCCGCCGAGGAGGGCGGAGAGATGACATGACCCTCGTCCCTCCCATGGGAGCACTGGGGAGACTCACGCTTCACATCCAGCTGCACCGTTTTCTCAGAGAGTATGTGCTGTTCCGTGGGGTCCCAGAGCTGGCAGGTCAGATTCTTGCCATGGTGAGTCCACTGCGGCTGGAACATGAGGTTGCTCTGGCTGGAGATGGTCTTGGTGGTGAGGGTGATGTGGGTGGTCGGGGGGGTCTTGGGGGCCAGGGTGGTCACGTTGACAGCAGGCTCCTCCAGGGACCACCGCAAATGGATCTGGTACCCAAAGCAGGCGAAATTCAGCGAGCAGGTTACGGTGACTTCCTGGAGCTCCCGGATTTCCGGAGGGAGCTGAATGTGGGGTGGAGGAGCCTTCTCTGCAAAGGAGCAGGGACCATgctggaggcctgggagactgaGGGCTGGCGTGCGCTAGCTTCTCACGACTGCCTTTAGACGCCCTGCTCCAAATAACCCCTCAGGAATCCCTGGCCAGCCCAGCGCATCTCTCTCCGGGCCTGCCGTTCTCTGCTCGGCCAGAACCCTCTCTGAAAGCTCTTGTGCTGATCCTCCCTAGGAACTGTGTTTTATGTCTTCTGCTTCGTCCACACTCCCTGACGTTTGTTTTCAAACGTTTCCATCACCCCACTCTTCTCGGTGGATTTCACCACTTTCGTtcaacatgcatttttttttcttagcttggGTGACAAACCTGCATTCGTCCAAAGGCTTCAATACTGGAGACGTCCCACACAGCACTCCTGTCGGGGTTCCTTTAGTGGGAGACGCCTGTGTGCAGCCAGGCCTCACTCTGCCCGGGACCGGGCTGCCCTCCGATTGCAGCATCTGAAGCTCCATCCCTCACCCCAAACATAGTGCTGCTTAGACCCACCCACTGAATAAACGGGCTGCGGAATGGAGTGAACACACTCCCTGGGGTGAAGGCCCCAGACCTGTGTTTGCTTAACTCCCCTCCGTGTGTCGTGGAGCTACAAAGGGCTAGTTAGAATTAATCAGCTTGCCATGAACACATCGGGAGATTTCACTCGAAAATTCAGGTTTCCATCTTCTCTGGGAAAAATCAGGCAACCCTGGGGCCCAGGTTCTAGAATGGGCAGGAGCCGAGTGGCAGGTGGGATGCTTGAGGGGGACAAGTGCTCAGGCTCCAGCTTGCCCCAGTCCCACTGTCTTGTGCTGCCCCCATCGCTCGCTGGCACCCCCAACCGGCCTCCACAGGCAACCCAGTTTGTGATCTGCTCCAGGAGTCAGGTGTTTTCCCACCTCCCTGGTTGCCCGAGACAGAGGAACCCGCCCCCGGGGCCTTACCAGAGACATTGAGGCCTATGGACTCCATCCACTTCTCAGGCCCCACCGTCATCAGCCTCAGCCCCAGCTGGCCACTGTCGCTGACTTTCACAGGGTTGATGTAGAGGGTGCAGTTGCCTCTCTCATTTCCCAGGAATTGTACCCTTTCCTGATGAGGAGGAAACTCCTTGGCTTTCTGGTTCTTATAGAGGATGGTCCCGCTATAATTCTTGTTGGTGTTGTCATAAGAAAAATTGTGGTACAGGATCAGGTGGCTTAAGATGTTTTCTTTCCCTGGGATCCTGTAGTTGCAGGGAATCCAGACACAGGCCCCGTCCCAGGCGTAGATGGTCTTGGGATGATAAAATGTCCATAAAGCTGAATCAGAGAGAGCCAAGTACTCTGGAACCCACCAGAGTGAAGAGAAAGCATTACTAGAGGACACTGAGAGCTTTCAAAGGAGTAAACAATTTTCTCTGAAGAGAGAGTGATGGAGAGGGAGATACACAAAGAGAGAAGTATCTATACACAGGTATACACTCCCTGTCCCTACTCTGCCCAACACTGACTCTTCTCCACCCCCGATCTttccccctcctccatctcccacAGTCATCCCAGAACCCAAGTACCAGCCTCGGCTCTGTCCTTACCGAGAAGCAGAAGCGAGAGGCCAAGGAGATGCATGATGCTGTGTCTAGGCAGGAGCCTGGGCTGGGAAGAGTTTGTCTTTGAGCCATCTGGTCACTTACATCTTGCAGACAGTTTTTCTTGCTCACCCACTGAGCTCCGACCCCTTTTCCCTGATCCCGGGAGGACCACGTCTGGTTGCATGGTGGGATATGGAATTCTGGAAGCTCACGGGGTTTTTCTGGGTACGCCGTGCCTCTCCCATCATCCTGAGAACCATGCAGGGCTAGCCTCTCTCTCCCAgcactctttctttccttccatccatccattcatccagaaTTGCATAAACTTGCTGCCCCACTCTCAAGCATTGAGTGGCACCAGACCACTGAGCACCTCGAATGCCAGATCCTGGGTCACTTGGAACTTGCCTTGGGGCGACTAGCGAAGGGCTTCACATAGGGGAGGGATATGATCAAACCTTGATTTTAAAGACCAGGAGAAAAACAACTCTAAAACCAATAGATAAGTATGATGCCAGGAGAGCATTTAGGTGGGTCTGAAAGGACATAAGAGAATGTGGTCCGAGGATCCCACTCAAATgcccccaggggctggggaggaaacATAAATCAACCAGGTGGGGACAAGGTCATGACTATCTCAGTCCCAATTGTTGCCAAGTGGGAACGTCAGCTCAGCACTGCCTGATCTTCTactgttttaaaagaaataagaagccAAAGTCTCACGTGAAATGTCCTGCTTTGAAT
This genomic interval from Vicugna pacos chromosome 9, VicPac4, whole genome shotgun sequence contains the following:
- the CD22 gene encoding B-cell receptor CD22 yields the protein MLPGSLKSEDTRKQPRLLPRHSIMHLLGLSLLLLEYLALSDSALWTFYHPKTIYAWDGACVWIPCNYRIPGKENILSHLILYHNFSYDNTNKNYSGTILYKNQKAKEFPPHQERVQFLGNERGNCTLYINPVKVSDSGQLGLRLMTVGPEKWMESIGLNVSEKAPPPHIQLPPEIRELQEVTVTCSLNFACFGYQIHLRWSLEEPAVNVTTLAPKTPPTTHITLTTKTISSQSNLMFQPQWTHHGKNLTCQLWDPTEQHILSEKTVQLDVKHLPKLKIQVLPREATVMEGASVTMECQVISSNPQHRQISWLKNGNPLPGTKNVLLLPEVTRDMSGKYHCEAVNVLGSGKSEAVDLQVLYAPEPSRVQLSPSTVQEGNQVKLTCVSRANPHPTNYTWYYNGIEMPGRTNQNFQIPEALLRHAGRYSCLAENSLGLGQVGEEAELDVQYPPKEVTTVIQNPMPIREGDSVTLLCTYNSSNPRVTRYEWDTVGSRVLPAGLTIQNVAWDTGPVKCAACNQWCFWSPLVNLDVQYAPKDVRVLISPHTEIYSGHRVLLQCDFSSSRPADIHFFWKKNGIFLEEGKDLSFDSISPEDAGSYNCLVNNSIGQTESKAWAVQVLYAPRRLHVSVSPKDGVIEGGEAVLTCESDANPPISHYAWFDWNNQDLHHYDQTLRLNPVKVQQSGAYWCQGTNRLGRSQSPPSTLTVYYSAATISRRAALGVGFCLAVFLLAIWGVKLQRSWKRIQSQQRLQENSSGQSFFVRNIKARRTPQAEGPHSLGCYNPVMEDAVSYAALRFPPGETDSPRLGDAGTSEMQGLSPNRDDTVTYSVVQKSQLGDYENVTPSVLEDEGIHYSELVHFGAGERPLAQEGVEYIILKH